A stretch of Caenorhabditis elegans chromosome IV DNA encodes these proteins:
- the C06A12.3 gene encoding GSKIP domain-containing protein (Partially confirmed by transcript evidence), translating to MSTPIPPSSPPSTPTTRANNRTKSFSGTGTVATTACICGNVPIALSANTLADSLKVSPLYKQQDSARWNAAAQVYRTSRAVSPTLEEKEKFGFDNAYINQMISPKMSIPKTPISLEEIADMNRKRHEVEGGVIPSDDDVGPLELEAIAAVHELAHEVQDISVSEMLPRTSDLIFVNVKTQEGSPYTLELTMKGWRIASSHTDCMNGDYTKISLHTKYYRNARELLKFISPDHATRFNECVAQKLSKLAEVAVQ from the exons ATGTCCACGCCTATCCCGCCATCTTCACCTCCCAGCACTCCAACTACAAGAGCCAATAATAGAACAAAATCATTCTCAGGGACGGGAACTGTTGCGACTACGGCATGCATTTGTGGAAACGTGCCAATTG cattatCTGCAAACACATTAGCCGACAGTTTGAAGGTTTCACCGCTCTATAAGCAACAAGA ttcTGCTCGTTGGAACGCGGCCGCTCAAGTGTACCGGACGTCTCGTGCCGTCTCACCAACGttggaagaaaaagagaaatttggGTTTGACAATGCGTATATAAATCAAATGATTAGTCCGAAAATGTCAATCCCAAA gaccCCAATTTCACTCGAGGAAATCGCAGATATGAATAGAAAACGTCACGAAGTg GAAGGTGGAGTTATTCCGTCAGATGATGACGTTGGACCGCTGGAACTGGAAGCAATTGCTGCAGTCCACGAATTAGCACATGAAGTTCAAGACATCAGTGTTTCGGAAATGCTCCCCAGAACTAGTGACCTGATTTTTGTTAATGTGAAAACTCAGGAAGGAAGCCCATACACTTTAGAGCTGACTATGAAAGGATGGAGAATTGCTTCGTCCCATACTGATTGCATGAACGGGGATTATACGAAA ATCTCCCTTCACACTAAATACTATCGAAATGCTcgtgaacttttgaaattcatatCACCTGACCATGCAACACGATTTAATGAGTGTGTTGCTCAGAAACTCAGCAAGTTAGCTGAG gtGGCGGTTCAATAA
- the C06A12.3 gene encoding GSKIP domain-containing protein (Partially confirmed by transcript evidence) has translation MISPKMSIPKTPISLEEIADMNRKRHEVEGGVIPSDDDVGPLELEAIAAVHELAHEVQDISVSEMLPRTSDLIFVNVKTQEGSPYTLELTMKGWRIASSHTDCMNGDYTKISLHTKYYRNARELLKFISPDHATRFNECVAQKLSKLAEVAVQ, from the exons ATGATTAGTCCGAAAATGTCAATCCCAAA gaccCCAATTTCACTCGAGGAAATCGCAGATATGAATAGAAAACGTCACGAAGTg GAAGGTGGAGTTATTCCGTCAGATGATGACGTTGGACCGCTGGAACTGGAAGCAATTGCTGCAGTCCACGAATTAGCACATGAAGTTCAAGACATCAGTGTTTCGGAAATGCTCCCCAGAACTAGTGACCTGATTTTTGTTAATGTGAAAACTCAGGAAGGAAGCCCATACACTTTAGAGCTGACTATGAAAGGATGGAGAATTGCTTCGTCCCATACTGATTGCATGAACGGGGATTATACGAAA ATCTCCCTTCACACTAAATACTATCGAAATGCTcgtgaacttttgaaattcatatCACCTGACCATGCAACACGATTTAATGAGTGTGTTGCTCAGAAACTCAGCAAGTTAGCTGAG gtGGCGGTTCAATAA
- the C06A12.3 gene encoding GSKIP domain-containing protein (Partially confirmed by transcript evidence): MNRKRHEVEGGVIPSDDDVGPLELEAIAAVHELAHEVQDISVSEMLPRTSDLIFVNVKTQEGSPYTLELTMKGWRIASSHTDCMNGDYTKISLHTKYYRNARELLKFISPDHATRFNECVAQKLSKLAEVAVQ; the protein is encoded by the exons ATGAATAGAAAACGTCACGAAGTg GAAGGTGGAGTTATTCCGTCAGATGATGACGTTGGACCGCTGGAACTGGAAGCAATTGCTGCAGTCCACGAATTAGCACATGAAGTTCAAGACATCAGTGTTTCGGAAATGCTCCCCAGAACTAGTGACCTGATTTTTGTTAATGTGAAAACTCAGGAAGGAAGCCCATACACTTTAGAGCTGACTATGAAAGGATGGAGAATTGCTTCGTCCCATACTGATTGCATGAACGGGGATTATACGAAA ATCTCCCTTCACACTAAATACTATCGAAATGCTcgtgaacttttgaaattcatatCACCTGACCATGCAACACGATTTAATGAGTGTGTTGCTCAGAAACTCAGCAAGTTAGCTGAG gtGGCGGTTCAATAA
- the lact-6 gene encoding Beta-lactamase-related domain-containing protein (Confirmed by transcript evidence), whose translation MRLDFDTFGCLYLFVIPFVVQPFLSCWLTPNVNDDNVNGYVDERFETVLEAFRRNFGQGEEREGAAFAVYYKGKEVVNLWGGYADKESGRKWSENTKSVMFSASKAVCSIVIAVMVDRGLLNYADRVVDYWPEYGRYGKNATTIEDVLSHKAGLPYLSEDISIEDVKNGLKIMEKVENSVPAWTPGTASGYHAVTFGFILDGLVRKADPRGRNIKRFFEEEIARPNDLDIQIGAQKSEAPYLARLTTPSLWEFTRDIIKDPKILIMLGLMYIRFDTLVHKMRSNPDWLLVNYDTMVLNDPEIVSLNLPAVTAIGNVRDVSRLLSMIVEKELISNTTLLELSRPTLNSWHFEKVTIWPVIKGHGFFYEKHPLIPEAFTFGHPGYGGQFVHMDPESQISITYLSNGLKTGTGELCGTYMRLLNEVYNSLRRI comes from the exons ATGCGACTTGATTTTGATACGTTTGGATGTTTATATCTATTTGTAATTCCATTTGTGGTTCAACCATTTCTTTCGTGTTGGTTAACGCCAAATGTTAATGACGATAATGTTAATGGCTATGTGGACGAGCGGTTTGAGACCGTTTTAGAAGCATTCCG ACGAAATTTTGGACAAGGAGAAGAACGTGAAGGTGCTGCGTTTGCAGTTTATTACAAAGGAAAAGAAGTAGTAAATCTATGGGGTGGATATGCTGACAAAGAGTCGGGAAGAAAATGGTCAGAAAACACCAAAAGTGTGATGTTTTCTGCATCAAAG gccGTTTGTTCTATTGTGATAGCTGTAATGGTTGACAGGGGTCTTCTAAACTATGCAGATCGTGTGGTAGATTATTGGCCAGAGTACGGGCGATATGGTAAAAACGCGACTACCATAGAAGACGTACTTTCTCACAAAGCAGGACTTCCGTATCTCAGTGAAGATATCTCAATAGAAGACGTCAAAAATGGATTGAAAATCatggaaaaagtagaaaactCTGTTCCAGCTTGGACTCCTGGCACCGCGTCCGGTTATCATGCGGTTACTTTTGGGTTCATTTTAGATGGATTGGTCAGAAAAGCAGATCCACGTGGCAGAAATATAAAGAGATTTTTTGAGGAGGAAATTGCTAGACCAAACG atcTCGACATTCAAATCGGTGCCCAAAAATCAGAGGCTCCATATCTCGCTCGTCTCACAACACCGTCTTTATGGGAATTCACGCGTGATATAATAAAGGACCCAAAAATTCTTATTATGCTTGGACTTATGTATATCCGCTTTGATACACTTGTTCATAAAATGAGATCAAATCCAGATTGGCTACTCGTTAATTAC GATACTATGGTATTAAACGATCCCGAGATTGTTTCTCTAAATCTTCCCGCTGTAACCGCTATTGGAAATGTGAGAGATGTTTCAAGGTTGTTATCAATGATCGTTGAAAAG GAGCTAATATCAAATACCACACTCCTCGAACTTTCCCGGCCTACGTTAAACAGCTGGCATTTCGAAAAAGTAACTATCTGGCCGGTTATCAAAGGGCATGGGTTCTTCTATGAAAAACACCCATTGATACCT GAAGCCTTCACATTTGGCCATCCAGGTTACGGTGGACAGTTTGTTCACATGGATCCagaatctcaaatttcaattacaTATTTATCAAATGGTTTGAAAACTGGCACTGGAGAGCTTTGCGGAACATATATGAGATTACTGAACGAAGTATACAATAGTTTGAGGAGAATATAA